A DNA window from Acidobacteriota bacterium contains the following coding sequences:
- a CDS encoding Crp/Fnr family transcriptional regulator: MYVNPRCASDGGRADGPGDERASASWLSLLPAPQLYPAGTVLVQQGCEPYEIFFVEDGLAKLVRIDAGGREQILGLRGAGWFLGAAFVLVRRSHAASAVALTSCTVRRLSQDAFLALLAEHPDLSWHVHRMHSREVLSQFHHMSDLGAKTSRQRLERILRRLATLSSPDGSGEEVRLLLPLKRWELASLIAVTPEHLSRLLKRLREDGVIRVQQGWIVIPEVQRLAADGAQEFGVLTTAVAAGAPDATAAQVC; this comes from the coding sequence ATGTACGTGAATCCGCGATGTGCGAGTGATGGAGGTCGGGCCGACGGGCCGGGAGATGAACGTGCTTCGGCATCCTGGCTCTCGCTTCTGCCGGCGCCGCAACTGTATCCGGCCGGGACCGTGCTCGTGCAGCAGGGCTGCGAGCCGTACGAGATCTTCTTCGTCGAGGACGGCCTGGCGAAGCTCGTGCGGATCGATGCGGGCGGCCGCGAGCAGATTCTGGGACTGCGGGGCGCGGGTTGGTTTCTGGGAGCGGCCTTCGTCCTGGTCCGGCGGTCGCATGCCGCGAGCGCGGTCGCGCTGACCTCGTGCACCGTGCGCCGGCTGTCGCAGGACGCCTTTCTGGCCCTGTTGGCGGAGCATCCGGATCTGTCCTGGCACGTCCACCGGATGCACAGCCGCGAGGTCCTCAGCCAGTTCCATCACATGTCGGATCTGGGCGCCAAGACCTCGCGCCAGCGCCTGGAACGGATTCTGCGGCGACTCGCGACGCTGTCGAGTCCCGACGGAAGCGGAGAGGAGGTGCGTCTGTTGCTGCCGCTGAAGCGCTGGGAGCTGGCCAGCCTCATCGCCGTCACGCCGGAGCACCTCAGCCGATTGCTGAAGCGGCTGCGCGAGGACGGCGTCATTCGTGTCCAGCAGGGGTGGATCGTGATCCCGGAGGTGCAGCGGCTCGCCGCCGACGGCGCCCAGGAGTTCGGTGTCCTCACCACGGCGGTTGCCGCCGGCGCGCCGGACGCAACCGCCGCCCAGGTCTGCTGA
- a CDS encoding aminotransferase class V-fold PLP-dependent enzyme, whose product MIVDTNRRRFLQTLAVGGVVHPILSGRAAGVQSHPGQGAEALWEEVRRQFAFRDERVPMNAANLCPSPRVVADRVRELTRDIDVDCSFPNRAKFGPLLEKSREAVAAQLGVTADEIALVRNTSEANNVVNAGVPLDAGDEVVVWDQNHPTNNVAWEVRAARYGLAVKKVTTPVAPSGVDELVGVFERALTPRTRVLALTHVSNVSGLRLPVRELCEMAHRRGIHVHVDGAQSWGALDVDLRDLGCDSFTGSAHKWFMGPKEVGLLYVRADRVEEIWPSIVAPSWGGAVEPRTKGARKFESLGQRDDAALAAVGTTVAFHDRLGMKRVEARVVELATMLKAGLDDAGFELVTPLEPALSGGVAIALVDSARRGAFVDALYERHGIACAATGGLRICPHVYNTAEHVARAVSGARALREERF is encoded by the coding sequence ATGATCGTCGACACCAACCGGCGCCGGTTCCTGCAGACGCTCGCGGTCGGCGGCGTCGTCCACCCGATCCTGTCCGGCCGTGCCGCCGGGGTGCAGTCGCACCCTGGCCAAGGGGCGGAGGCGCTCTGGGAGGAGGTGCGCCGGCAGTTCGCGTTCCGGGACGAACGCGTGCCGATGAATGCCGCCAACCTGTGTCCGTCGCCGCGCGTGGTGGCCGATCGGGTGCGCGAGCTGACGCGTGATATCGACGTCGACTGCTCGTTCCCCAACCGCGCGAAGTTCGGTCCGCTGCTCGAGAAGTCGCGCGAAGCCGTGGCCGCGCAGCTCGGGGTCACCGCGGACGAGATCGCGCTCGTGCGCAACACGAGCGAGGCGAACAACGTCGTCAACGCGGGCGTTCCGCTCGACGCCGGAGACGAAGTGGTGGTGTGGGATCAGAATCACCCGACCAACAACGTCGCCTGGGAGGTGCGCGCGGCCCGCTACGGGCTCGCCGTGAAGAAGGTGACGACGCCGGTCGCGCCGTCGGGCGTGGACGAGTTGGTCGGCGTGTTCGAGCGCGCGCTGACCCCGCGGACTCGGGTTCTCGCTCTGACGCACGTCTCCAACGTGAGCGGCCTGCGGCTCCCGGTGCGCGAGCTGTGCGAAATGGCTCACCGGCGCGGGATTCACGTGCACGTCGACGGGGCGCAGAGCTGGGGTGCGCTCGACGTCGATCTGCGTGATCTCGGCTGCGACTCGTTCACCGGCAGCGCGCACAAGTGGTTCATGGGGCCGAAAGAGGTCGGGCTGCTCTATGTCCGCGCGGATCGAGTGGAGGAGATCTGGCCGAGCATCGTCGCTCCGAGCTGGGGCGGCGCCGTGGAGCCCCGGACGAAGGGCGCGCGGAAGTTCGAGTCGCTGGGGCAGCGCGACGACGCGGCGCTGGCCGCGGTCGGCACCACGGTGGCGTTCCATGACCGGCTCGGGATGAAGCGCGTCGAGGCGCGCGTGGTCGAGCTGGCGACCATGCTCAAGGCCGGGCTCGATGACGCCGGTTTCGAGCTGGTGACGCCATTGGAGCCGGCGCTGAGCGGTGGCGTCGCCATCGCGCTGGTGGACTCGGCGCGACGCGGCGCGTTCGTGGACGCGTTGTACGAGCGCCACGGCATCGCCTGCGCCGCCACCGGCGGCCTGCGCATCTGCCCGCACGTCTACAACACCGCCGAGCACGTGGCCCGCGCGGTTTCCGGCGCTCGGGCGTTGCGCGAGGAGCGCTTCTAG
- a CDS encoding DUF2490 domain-containing protein, with amino-acid sequence MTRIAASHVSLLAVLMVLLGECPVAADDVQSWTEVEVGVLASDRIDWTVGGVARIRDSLGSVYDRRARTDVEFTLSDLASVTLGYILLNRTPAGLGSGHAWDHRLHAGLSYPLLRRGVRVEGTTLYERHVGRRDSGDFNRYRQQVEIERPSARVSPWLYQSLAFERQGFVRSRSRAGVRWRLGSGHSFIGAYQFERRRSGATWRPRHAVLSEWSLDLAARRTSVR; translated from the coding sequence ATGACCAGGATCGCCGCGTCGCATGTCTCGCTGCTCGCCGTGCTCATGGTCCTGCTCGGGGAGTGCCCGGTCGCTGCCGACGACGTCCAGTCCTGGACGGAGGTCGAGGTCGGCGTCCTGGCGTCCGACCGGATCGATTGGACCGTCGGCGGCGTCGCCCGCATCCGGGATTCTCTGGGGAGCGTGTACGACCGACGAGCCCGGACCGACGTGGAGTTCACGCTGAGCGACCTGGCAAGCGTGACGCTCGGCTACATCCTGCTGAACCGGACACCGGCCGGCCTCGGCTCCGGCCACGCCTGGGATCACCGCCTGCACGCCGGACTGTCGTATCCGCTGCTGCGGCGGGGCGTCCGGGTAGAGGGCACCACGCTCTACGAGCGCCATGTCGGCAGGCGGGACAGCGGCGACTTCAACCGCTACCGCCAGCAGGTGGAGATCGAGCGCCCGAGCGCGCGCGTGTCGCCATGGCTCTACCAGTCGCTGGCCTTCGAGCGCCAGGGCTTCGTGCGGTCACGGTCTCGGGCCGGGGTTCGCTGGCGTCTCGGGTCCGGGCACTCCTTCATAGGCGCCTACCAGTTCGAACGGCGCAGGTCCGGCGCGACCTGGCGGCCGCGGCACGCCGTCCTGTCGGAGTGGAGTCTCGATCTGGCCGCGAGACGGACCTCCGTTCGCTAG
- a CDS encoding HAMP domain-containing histidine kinase, with the protein MHRFGLFRGRWRPDVAVVLVPLLAILVLQYLSSRRLAEVELIAHQTTIARYLDAVTADVRQMYEDAARKMLDIPADVLAAKRFDDIGRHFDAVDTSAARLLFAATLDGCLCLTRYYDPTAGTMSIGAEPDVEVVVLRASTLLRLRQQQWLDLDVSGLDVDEADPANRVVYRFVTGAGGNAIGLVGFVLDADRFEGEYLPRAIEERLDLLAGGVPDNLIVRVSDPGGRVVTATHDGAGQADVLAARFDFVFRDWELSARSRHTAAARILESNAFSSWALTVTMSVSVIVGVLLTWRAAGRERRLSRIRNAFVANVSHELRTPLASIAVFGEFLRCGRVTSPEKIVEYGGHIEHESNRLRHLIDNVLDFARIESAAVEYRREDAAMEDPVGAAVSAVDARRERDGFTILVTCPDTLLPAVRIDEEAMTRVFVNLLDNAMKYSGRSRRIRVDLTCRDEGVAVAVTDFGMGVAPEEQERIFDRFYRTTAPADDGVAGTGLGLAIVRQVVQAHGGRVEVDSRPGRGATFTVVIPAAGASAVRDDVGVSSAEDGPGMEAGARA; encoded by the coding sequence ATGCACAGATTCGGACTGTTTCGGGGGCGTTGGCGCCCGGATGTGGCTGTCGTGCTCGTGCCGCTGCTCGCCATCCTGGTGCTGCAGTACCTGTCGAGCCGGCGGCTGGCGGAGGTGGAGCTCATCGCCCACCAGACCACGATCGCGCGGTACCTGGACGCCGTGACGGCCGACGTGCGGCAGATGTACGAGGACGCGGCGCGCAAAATGCTGGACATCCCGGCCGACGTGCTGGCCGCGAAGCGGTTCGACGACATCGGTCGGCACTTCGACGCGGTCGACACGTCGGCGGCCAGATTGCTGTTCGCCGCGACGCTCGACGGCTGCCTGTGCCTGACGCGGTACTACGATCCGACCGCCGGCACGATGAGCATCGGCGCCGAGCCCGACGTCGAGGTGGTGGTGCTGCGCGCCAGCACGCTGCTGCGCCTGCGGCAGCAGCAGTGGCTCGATCTCGACGTGTCCGGGTTGGACGTCGACGAGGCGGATCCCGCCAATCGGGTCGTCTACCGTTTCGTCACCGGCGCCGGCGGGAACGCAATCGGCCTCGTCGGTTTCGTGCTGGACGCGGATCGGTTCGAGGGCGAGTACCTGCCGCGGGCAATCGAGGAAAGGCTGGATCTGCTCGCCGGCGGGGTGCCCGACAACCTGATAGTGCGCGTGTCCGACCCTGGCGGACGTGTCGTGACGGCCACCCACGACGGCGCCGGACAGGCCGACGTGCTGGCGGCGCGGTTCGACTTCGTGTTTCGGGACTGGGAGCTGTCCGCGCGCAGCCGTCACACGGCCGCCGCGCGGATTCTCGAGTCGAATGCGTTCTCGAGCTGGGCGCTGACCGTGACGATGTCCGTCTCGGTGATCGTCGGCGTGCTGCTGACGTGGCGTGCGGCGGGCCGGGAGCGGCGTCTCTCCCGAATACGGAACGCGTTCGTGGCCAACGTGTCCCATGAGCTGCGCACGCCGCTGGCGTCGATAGCGGTGTTCGGCGAGTTCCTGCGCTGCGGGCGCGTCACGTCGCCGGAGAAGATCGTCGAGTACGGCGGCCACATCGAGCACGAGAGCAATCGCCTGCGCCACCTCATCGACAACGTTCTGGACTTCGCGCGCATCGAGTCCGCGGCGGTGGAGTACCGCCGGGAGGACGCGGCAATGGAGGACCCGGTCGGAGCCGCCGTCAGCGCGGTGGATGCGCGCCGCGAACGGGACGGCTTCACGATCCTGGTGACCTGCCCCGATACCCTGCTGCCGGCGGTCCGCATCGACGAAGAAGCCATGACGCGGGTCTTCGTCAATCTGCTCGACAACGCGATGAAGTACTCGGGACGATCACGTCGGATCCGCGTGGATCTGACCTGTCGCGACGAGGGCGTCGCCGTGGCCGTGACCGATTTCGGCATGGGGGTCGCGCCCGAGGAGCAGGAGCGGATCTTCGATCGGTTCTACCGGACCACCGCGCCGGCCGACGATGGTGTAGCCGGTACCGGCCTCGGGCTGGCGATCGTCCGGCAGGTCGTGCAGGCGCACGGCGGGCGGGTGGAGGTCGACAGCCGCCCGGGCCGCGGGGCGACCTTCACCGTGGTGATTCCGGCGGCCGGGGCGTCGGCGGTCCGCGACGACGTCGGCGTTTCGAGCGCGGAAGACGGCCCAGGGATGGAAGCCGGGGCACGGGCCTGA
- a CDS encoding NIPSNAP family protein — protein sequence MRDGSLSDWWDGTACHTMRSDTHRAGSALARSRLRCRLPGIFHRGIVMRTLVLALIIGFSFLGVANAGQDDPPAPCGPAAQLPAELSNNVGADARCFEIRMYTARPPVDGNGGIDELHQRFRDGEVAIFEKHGAEIIAVWQNLDNPNRLVWMLAYRDRAHREEVWAAFRDDPEWDALLAKYPAPLEGIEVFMLSSSDYSKLK from the coding sequence GTGCGTGACGGTTCCCTGAGCGATTGGTGGGACGGGACCGCCTGCCATACAATGCGGTCCGACACGCACCGGGCGGGGTCCGCGCTCGCGCGGAGCCGGCTGCGGTGCCGACTTCCGGGAATCTTCCACAGGGGGATCGTGATGCGTACATTGGTACTCGCTCTCATCATCGGCTTCAGCTTCCTCGGCGTGGCCAACGCCGGCCAGGATGATCCGCCGGCGCCGTGCGGCCCGGCCGCCCAGTTGCCGGCCGAGCTGTCCAACAACGTGGGCGCCGACGCGCGCTGCTTCGAGATTCGCATGTACACGGCCCGTCCGCCCGTGGACGGCAACGGCGGCATCGACGAGCTGCACCAGCGGTTCCGCGACGGCGAGGTCGCCATCTTCGAGAAGCACGGCGCCGAGATCATCGCCGTGTGGCAGAACCTCGACAATCCGAACCGGCTGGTCTGGATGCTGGCCTATCGCGATCGCGCCCACCGGGAAGAGGTCTGGGCCGCGTTCCGCGACGATCCGGAGTGGGACGCGCTCCTCGCGAAGTACCCCGCGCCGCTCGAGGGGATCGAGGTCTTCATGCTGAGCTCCAGCGACTACTCCAAACTCAAGTAG
- a CDS encoding response regulator transcription factor, with the protein MSRILIVEDDRSLATALSEGLQYEGHVTLLARDGAAGLRLAGQGGIDLVILDVMLPEVNGVDVCRRLRSRGSTIPIVMLTSKSQELDKVVGLKAGADDYITKPFSFMELLARVEAVLRRSRRFAEQAHTYAFGDVTLNFRTREVTKGERLLALQPREFRLLEYFIEHRGEVVGRDQLLDSVWGHGAVSPLTRTVDMHIAKLRQKIEDDSSDPRWIVTVHRVGYRFTG; encoded by the coding sequence GTGAGCAGAATCCTGATTGTCGAGGACGATCGTTCCCTGGCGACTGCGCTGTCGGAGGGGTTGCAGTACGAGGGCCATGTGACGTTGCTGGCGCGCGACGGCGCCGCCGGTCTGCGTCTGGCGGGCCAGGGAGGAATCGATCTCGTCATTCTCGACGTCATGCTGCCCGAAGTGAACGGCGTCGACGTCTGTCGGAGGTTGCGATCGCGCGGGAGCACGATTCCGATCGTCATGCTCACCTCGAAGAGCCAGGAGCTCGACAAGGTCGTCGGCCTGAAGGCGGGGGCGGACGACTACATCACGAAGCCGTTCAGCTTCATGGAGCTCCTCGCGCGCGTTGAGGCCGTCCTGCGCCGCTCGCGACGGTTCGCGGAGCAGGCCCATACCTACGCGTTCGGAGACGTGACGCTGAACTTCAGGACTCGCGAGGTCACCAAAGGGGAGCGGCTCCTGGCGTTGCAGCCGCGCGAGTTCCGGCTGCTCGAGTACTTCATCGAGCATCGCGGCGAGGTGGTGGGGCGGGATCAGCTCCTGGACTCGGTCTGGGGCCACGGCGCGGTCTCGCCGCTCACCCGTACCGTCGACATGCACATCGCCAAGCTGCGCCAGAAGATAGAAGACGACTCGTCGGATCCTCGCTGGATCGTCACCGTGCACCGCGTCGGCTACCGGTTCACCGGATAG
- a CDS encoding lipocalin-like domain-containing protein → MMTMNDCRLPAGVVASMTLASVLGACQAPAPGVDPAAHDAAAGSAGTAEPVDPPASFIGTWRLARVERYDQTGAPLSHLMHPTIGLAPTLGFVMFDGERMAMVMQEEVDPAGADSGSASDDVLDAVERYTSYFGPYVVDEARGFVSQRIAGSLNPRLTGGRLEPFYEFDADQLVLLPGRQCPDSYVTDRGCAYGTTGIELRNVWERLPPTADSDDETRPFLGFWEIDRIERRTVDGTALPTGQFAAGYLIYMPSGYMAVHLMRPDRRPYEGPRPTVLEAHAAMESYASYFGPFSVDAGEGVVVHHRAGHLDPAGIGVEAPRAFEFRDGQLILRPPVATIDGREVQTSVFWNRLGTLDPEAGQDR, encoded by the coding sequence ATGATGACGATGAACGACTGTCGGCTCCCGGCCGGGGTCGTGGCCAGCATGACGCTTGCCAGTGTCCTCGGCGCCTGCCAGGCTCCCGCTCCGGGAGTGGACCCCGCGGCGCACGACGCGGCGGCTGGTTCGGCAGGAACCGCCGAGCCGGTGGACCCGCCGGCGAGCTTCATCGGAACCTGGAGGCTGGCGCGGGTTGAACGCTACGACCAGACCGGGGCGCCGCTTTCCCACCTCATGCATCCGACGATCGGCCTGGCGCCGACGCTCGGGTTCGTGATGTTCGACGGCGAGCGGATGGCGATGGTCATGCAGGAGGAAGTCGACCCGGCGGGCGCGGACAGTGGGTCCGCGTCCGACGACGTGCTGGACGCTGTCGAGCGCTACACCTCGTACTTCGGTCCCTACGTGGTCGACGAGGCGCGAGGCTTCGTGTCGCAGCGGATCGCGGGCAGTCTCAACCCGCGCCTGACCGGCGGCCGGCTCGAGCCGTTCTACGAGTTCGACGCCGACCAGCTCGTGCTGTTGCCCGGGCGGCAGTGTCCGGACTCGTACGTCACGGATCGCGGATGCGCCTACGGCACCACCGGCATCGAGTTGCGCAACGTCTGGGAGCGGCTCCCGCCGACGGCGGACAGCGATGACGAAACGAGGCCGTTCCTCGGGTTCTGGGAGATCGACCGGATCGAGCGGCGGACCGTCGACGGTACGGCGTTGCCGACCGGGCAGTTCGCCGCCGGCTACCTCATCTACATGCCCTCCGGCTACATGGCGGTGCATCTGATGCGACCCGATCGACGGCCCTACGAGGGGCCCCGGCCGACGGTGCTGGAGGCCCACGCCGCGATGGAGAGCTACGCCAGCTACTTCGGTCCCTTCAGCGTCGACGCCGGGGAGGGGGTCGTCGTGCACCATCGCGCGGGCCATCTCGATCCGGCCGGCATCGGCGTCGAGGCGCCCCGCGCCTTCGAGTTCCGCGACGGCCAGCTCATCCTCCGGCCGCCGGTCGCGACGATCGACGGGCGGGAGGTGCAGACCAGCGTTTTCTGGAACCGGCTCGGCACGCTCGATCCCGAAGCGGGACAGGATCGGTGA